The Clarias gariepinus isolate MV-2021 ecotype Netherlands chromosome 7, CGAR_prim_01v2, whole genome shotgun sequence genome includes a window with the following:
- the LOC128527857 gene encoding extracellular calcium-sensing receptor-like: protein MVYAIEEINNRTDILPGINLGYKIYDTCGSVEKTTRASLALINGHGQNTTSVTCSKPETVQAIIGQTSSTPTIAISTTVGPLHIPVVSHFASCACLSDRRKHPSFFRTVPSDYFQSRALAKLVKYFGWTWVGALCSDNDYGNNGISQFISAAKEEGICIEYSMAFFKTDPREKILKIVEIIKASTSKVIVAFVAYSDFGFLLKEMALQNMTDFQWIGSESWISDLNTANAEWQYILKGSLGFAIPEATINGLGEFLIKITPASDIAIYKELWETIFQCKFPTQETFEMKQVCKGNESLTQVRSIYTDVSDLRIANNVYKAVYSVAYALHNSYGCSKRDSGQSAANVCTNLADNQKPWQIVNELKKIRFTTTTDEDVFFDENGDSAARYDVLNWQRNKDNKIAFVKVGFYDASLHRHLQLSINNISIAWAHNKPQVPLSMCSPSCPTGYRKAVQKGKPICCFDCIPCADGEISNITDSIICIKCPPELWSNDRKDTCVLKLVEFLSYEEIMGILLVSFSLLGVSFTILIAVIFFKHKDTPIVRANNSELSFLLLFSLTLCFLCSLTFIGRPSVWSCMLRHTAFGITFVLCLSCVLGKTVMVLMAFRATLPGSNVMKWFGPLQQRLSVLVFTIVQVIICLLWLIISPPFPYNNMNYYKEKIILECNVGSAVGFWAVLGYIGLLAVLCFILAFLARKLPDNFNEAKLITFSMLIFCAVWITFIPAYVSSPGKFTVAVEIFAILASSFGLLFCIFVPKCYIIILKPENNTKKQIMGKAPAK from the exons ATGGTTTATGCAATAGAGGAAATCAACAACAGAACTGATATTCTTCCTGGTATCAATTTAGGATATAAAATCTATGATACATGTGGATCAGTTGAAAAGACCACTAGAGCCTCCTTGGCCTTAATCAATGGCCATGGACAAAATACAACTTCAGTGACCTGCTCAAAACCTGAAACTGTACAAGCAATTATAGGGCAAACATCGTCAACTCCCACTATTGCTATATCTACAACAGTGGGACCTTTGCACATACCTGTG GTCAGTCACTTCGCATCATGTGCATGCTTAAGTGACAGAAGAAAACACCCATCTTTCTTCAGAACTGTTCCTAGTGATTATTTTCAAAGCAGAGCTTTAGCAAAGCTGGTCAAATATTTTGGATGGACCTGGGTAGGGGCCCTATGCAGTGATAATGACTATGGGAACAATGGCATAAGTCAATTTATCAGTGCAGCCAAAGAAGAGGGAATCTGCATTGAGTATTCTatggcattttttaaaacagaccCCAGAGAAAAAATTCTGAAAATAGTAGAGATTATCAAGGCTTCAACCTCCAAAGTAATTGTGGCTTTTGTTGCATATTCTGACTTTGGGTTTCTTCTAAAAGAAATGGCCTTGCAGAACATGACTGACTTTCAGTGGATTGGAAGTGAGTCCTGGATTTCTGATTTGAATACTGCCAATGCTGAATGGCAATATATTCTGAAAGGATCTCTGGGTTTTGCTATTCCAGAGGCTACAATTAATGGTCTAGGAGAATTTCTTATTAAGATTACTCCAGCTTCCGATATAGCTATTTACAAAGAGTTGTGGGAGACAATATTTCAGTGTAAATTTCCAACACAAGAAACTTTTGAGATGAAACAAGTGTGCAAGGGCAACGAAAGTCTTACTCAAGTTCGAAGCATTTATACAGATGTTTCAGACCTACGAATtgcaaataatgtttataaagctGTGTATTCTGTGGCTTATGCCCTGCACAACAGTTATGGCTGTTCCAAAAGGGACAGTGGACAATCAGCTGCTAACGTCTGTACAAACTTAGCAGATAATCAAAAACCATGGCAG ATAGTAAATGAGTTGAAGAAAATCCGCTTCACCACTACAACAGATGAGGATGTATTTTTTGATGAGAATGGAGACTCAGCAGCTAGGTATGATGTACTGAATTGGCAACGAAACAAAGacaataaaatagcatttgttAAAGTGGGTTTCTATGATGCTTCACTGCACAGACACCTTCAACTGTCAATTAACAACATCAGTATAGCTTGGGCCCACAATAAACCACAG GTACCACTCTCCATGTGTAGTCCAAGTTGTCCCACTGGCTACAGGAAGGCTGTGCAAAAAGGAAAACCAATTTGCTGTTTTGACTGTATACCATGTGCAGATGGAGAAATCAGTAATATAACAG aCTCTATAATATGTATTAAGTGCCCTCCGGAGCTGTGGTCCAATGACAGGAAAGATACCTGTGTCTTAAAGCTTGTCGAATTCCTGTCATATGAAGAAATAATGGGAATTCTCCTTGTATCATTTTCTTTGTTAGGAGTATCCTTCACAATCCTTATTGCTGTAATTTTCTTTAAGCACAAGGACACACCTATTGTTAGAGCAAATAATTCTGAATTGAGCTTCTTGCTGCTCTTTTCTCTGACTCTGTGTTTCCTCTGTTCACTTACATTTATTGGTCGCCCATCTGTATGGTCCTGTATGCTGCGCCACACAGCATTTGGAATCACATTTGTCCTCTGTCTCTCATGTGTTCTGGGAAAAACAGTAATGGTGTTAATGGCCTTCAGGGCTACACTTCCCGGCAGTAATGTCATGAAATGGTTTGGTCCTTTACAACAGAGACTCAGTGTACTTGTTTTTACAATTGTGCAGGTCATTATTTGTCTACTTTGGTTAATAATATCCCCTCCTTTTCcatataataatatgaattacTACAAGGAAAAAATCATATTAGAGTGTAATGTAGGCTCTGCTGTGGGTTTTTGGGCTGTGCTTGGTTATATAGGACTCCtggctgttttgtgttttattttggcttTTCTGGCCCGGAAGCTGCCTGataattttaatgaagccaAATTGATCACATTTAGCATGCTCATATTCTGTGCAGTTTGGATCACCTTTATTCCTGCTTATGTTAGTTCTCCTGGTAAGTTCACTGTAGCTGTGGAGATTTTTGCTATTCTAGCATCAAGCTTTGGTTtacttttttgcatatttgttccAAAGTGCTATATCATTATACTGAAACCAGAGAACAACACTAAAAAGCAAATAATGGGTAAAGCACCTGCAAAATAA